From a region of the Dermatophagoides farinae isolate YC_2012a chromosome 3, ASM2471394v1, whole genome shotgun sequence genome:
- the sli gene encoding slit guidance ligand, translating to MMTTITAMHFFTLALLCLFILLGAHYSDALFDIGQSPSFDSNSYGVQLSSCPLECDCQGLTVDCSHRGLSYVPRTFPLEVRRLYLDGNNLTVLRQNDFQRLPYLKVLQIMDNQVQTLEPGVFDDLKSLERLWLSRNHLRYIPDNVFIKNFGLHLIDLSHNRLMGLTSNVFYGLKSLKSLHLDNNRLSCIEDGTFSKVKELEFLTLNKNNLTTLAYSVFDGLATKLKTLHIADNPFRCDCSMAWLVQWFRKLFIMQHKQSSQQRFDIDSAKCVAPFHLFGMKISSLSAKDFHCDQPYYDEFLQNDDAGMAIMRSCRIEPQCPYQCSCQDGVIDCRNRNLTRIPNFIPDNAIEIRLEQNSITEVPSRAFSSYRQLGRIDLSKNNISRIAEDAFHGLKSLNALFLFGNEITDLPEALFKGLANIQLLLLNKNRIKCLRRGIFADLKHLNLLSLYDNNIQSLAEGIFDPLINIQTLHLGRNPFICDCNLRWLSNYLRERPNLETSDARCEEPKRNSRKRLTQLNPERFRCKGTEELRTKYSAQCMDNKCPKNCVCEGTIVDCSRLDLHHLPEDVPTFATELRLTDNRIRRLTNSNYFKRLPNLLKLDLRNNKLNEIQDGSLHGADMLQDLLLSNNQLRQISPKMFANLRNLTTLVLHDNQITCITNDTFADLENLRYLSLNDNKIRCITSGAFDKLRSLLQVNLQNNPFNCNCHLRWMSSWIRKKSNNNKILIGNIRCYSPANVANVPIEDVEPGDFRCDEDEEEAECGPDGLCPSRCTCSGTVVRCSRQKLKRVPKYIPTTTTELYLDMNEISLIPTDLNRLSELNLLDLSNNQVNILPTKIFENMTKLHTLIISYNKLQCIQPDAFKGLMSLRKLTLHGNDISLIPTGSFDSLNVITHLAIGENPFYCDCNMRWLAEWIQKTNTENGIARCIEPSPMRGKLLMSALPNHFICASKTEPHILAKCDACYTFPCKNGATCISQPMHTYECMCAPGFHGTNCEYKIDACFGNPCDNGGTCKVLETGRFSCHCPTGYKGHRCEIDVDECAEDNKCQNNSTCIDDIGSYRCECLSGYSGFFCEKKIEYCMTREWNPCQNKAKCIRDEVNDYYNCECAPGWTGQNCTDNQDDCLVNECQNGATCLDKISGYECQCPVGYSGQFCEYAPNVDLLYQQTSPCQHHDCKHGVCFLPPGSSDYQCKCSPGYTGKRCDVISSVSFRSGSYIELVQDMNLQSKPTLSIKFKFITKKENGILFYLGSEQGHHLSAELFRGRIRISLNVGNYPVSTMFSYEKVNDGRFHQVNFELIKKNFTMIVDDGSTRTIINEGKNEYLDVENQPFYIGGMPKTVGNKVREKWHIWNDTSFEGCMKELYINSNPPDLNQARQKQDIIIGGDGSCEDYEQPKPVDACHANLCQHGKCVPSDDGQSYHCRCKLGYSGPFCDQAPTCQKEIKRDFYYENSCRSTKKLKMAICVGSCGEAQCRAQKTKKRSIKLACNDGSKYTKQIEIIRKCGCSAKSSTYTELFY from the exons aTACCTTGATGGCAACAATCTAACCGTATTACGTCAGAATGATTTTCAACGTCTACCTTATTTGAAAGTTCT GCAAATCATGGACAACCAGGTACAGACATTGGAACCGGGCGTTTTTGATGATCTCAAAAGTTTGGAAAGACT gtgGCTAAGTCGTAATCATCTTCGCTATATACCGGATAAtgtattcatcaaaaattttggcCTACACCTAAT CGATCTTAGTCATAACAGGCTCATGGGCTTGACATCCAATGTCTTTTATGGTCTTAAATCGTTGAAAAGCTT ACATTTGGACAATAATCGATTGTCCTGTATCGAAGATGGAACCTTTAGTAAAGTGAAAGAATTAGAATTCCT aacattgaacaaaaataatctTACAACATTGGCCTATTCGGTGTTTGATGGATTGGCTACGAAACTAAAAACTTT ACATATTGCCGACAATCCATTCCGTTGTGATTGTTCAATGGCCTGGCTAGTTCAATGGTTTCGAAAATTGTTTATCATGCAACataaacaatcatcacaGCAACGATTCGATATTGATAGTGCCAAATGTGTGGctccatttcatttgtttggaATGAAAATCTCGTCATTATCGgcaaaagattttcatt GCGATCAACCATATTATGACGAATTCCTtcagaatgatgatgctggCATGGCTATAATGAGATCTTGTCGAATAGAGCCACAATGTCCATATCAATGTTCCTGTCAGGATGGCGTCATCGATTGCCGCAATCGAAATTTAACCCGTATACCGAATTTTATACCAGACAATGCCATCGAAAT TCGATTGGAACAGAATTCGATTACTGAAGTGCCTTCGCGTGCATTCTCATCGTATCGTCAGTTGGGCCGAAT CGATTTAAGCAAGAATAACATTTCAAGAATTGCCGAAGATGCTTTCCATGGActgaaatcattgaatgcaCT atttttatttggaaatgaaatcacTGATCTACCGGAAGCCCTATTTAAAGGTCTAGCCAACATACAGCTACT TTTGCTCAACAAGAACAGGATCAAATGTTTACGTCGTGGAATTTTTGCTGACCTCAAACATTTGAATCtttt ATCATTGTACGATAacaatattcaatcattggCCGAAGGAATTTTCGATCCATTAATTAATATACAAACATT ACATTTAGGAAGAAATCCTTTCATATGCGATTGTAATCTTCGATGGCTATCCAATTATCTACGCGAACGCCCCAACCTGGAAACATCGGATGCACGTTGTGAAGAACCTAAACGTAATAGCCGAAAACGATTAACACAATTGAATCCAGAAAGATTTCGTTGCAAAGGAACTGAAGAATTGCGAACAAAATATTCAGCACAATGTATGGATAATAAATGTCCGAAAAATTGTGTTTGCGAAGGTACAATTGTCGATTGTTCACGACTGGATCTACATCATCTACCGGAAGATGTACCCACATTTGCTACCGAATT ACGTCTTACTGATAACCGCATTCGTCGTTTGACCAATAGTAATTACTTTAAACGATTACCCAATCTTTTAAAACT TGATCTtcgaaacaacaaattaaatGAGATTCAAGATGGTTCATTACATGGTGCCGATATGTTACAAGATTTGCTATTGAGCAATAATCAATTACGACAAATCAGCCCAAAAATGTTTGCTAATCTCCGTAATCTGACTACATT AGTCCTACATGACAACCAAATTACCTGCATCACTAACGATACGTTTGCCGATCTTGAAAATCTACGTTATCT ctcattgaatgataacaAAATACGTTGTATTACATCTGGTGCATTCGACAAACTACGATCATTATTACAAGTAAATTTACAGAATAATCCATTTAATTGTAATTGTCATTTACGTTGGATGTCGTCTTGGATACGAAAGaaaagcaataataataaaattctgattg GCAATATCCGATGTTATTCGCCAGCAAACGTTGCTAATGTACCGATAGAAGATGTTGAACCAGGAGATTTTCGATGTGATGAGGACGAAGAAGAAGCTGAATGTGGGCCTGACGGTCTATGCCCTTCACGTTGCACATGTTCAGGAACAGTTGTTCGATGTTCacgacaaaaattgaaacgtGTGCCGAAATATATACCAACCACAACAACCGAACTTTATCTTGATATGAACGAGATTTCTCTAATTCCAACGGATCTAAATCGTTTATCCGAACTCAACCTTTTGGATTTAAGCAACAATCAAGTTAATATTCTACCCACAAagatatttgaaaatatgaCAAAACTGCATACGTTGATCATCAGTTACAATAAGCTCCAATGCATTCAACCGGATGCATTCAAAGGTTTAATGTCGCTTCGTAAACTAACGCTTCATGGCAACgacatttcattgattccaACCGGTTCATTCGATAGCTTGAATGTCATAACACATTTAGCCATTGGTGAAAATCCATTTTATTGCGATTGCAATATGCGATGGCTTGCTGAATGGATACAAAAAACTAATACAGAGA acgGTATAGCACGTTGTATCGAACCAAGTCCAATGCGTGGCAAACTTTTAATGTCAGCACTGcctaatcatttcatttgtgcGAGCAAAACCGAACCTCACATACTAGCGAAATGTGATGCCTGTTATACTTTTCCTTGTAAAAATGGTGCCACATGTATTTCACAACCAATGCACACTTACGAATGTATGTGTGCACCAGGATTCCATGGAACGAATTGTGAATACAAGATCGACGCATGTTTTGGAAATCCATGCGATAATGGTGGTACTTGTAAGGTTCTTGAGACTGGTCGTTTCAGCTGTCACTGTCCAACAGGTTATAAAGGCCATCGATGTGAAATCGATGTAGACGAATGTGCTGAAGATAACAAATGCCAAAACAATTCAACTTGTATCGATGATATTGGCTCATACCGTTGTGAATGCTTGTCCGGTTATTCAGGATTCTTTTGCgagaagaaaattgaatactGTATGACCAGAGAATGGAATCCATGCCAAAACAAAGCCAAATGTATAAGAGATGAagttaatgattattataactGTGAATGTGCACCTGGATGGACAGGTCAGAATTGTACGGATAATCAAGACGATTGTCTTGTTAATGAATGTCAAAACGGTGCCACCTGTCTAGACAAAATTTCTGGCTATGAATGCCAATGTCCAGTTGGTTATTCGGGACAATTTTGCGAATATGCACCTAACGTAGACCTGCTGTATCAGCAAACAAGTCCATGCCAGCACCATGATTGTAAACATGGCGTATGTTTTTTACCACCCGGATCTTCAGATTATCAATGCAAATGTTCGCCTGGATATACGGGTAAACGATGTGACGTTATTTCTTCCGTTTCTTTTCGATCTGGATCCTACATTGAATTAGTGCAAGACATGAATTTGCAATCTAAACCAACACTATCGATCAAGTTTAAATTTATCACCAAAAAAGAGAACGGAATTTTATTCTATCTAGGAAGTGAACAAGGTCATCATTTATCTGCAGAATTATTCAGAGGTCGTATCCGTATCAGCTTGAATGTAGGCAATTATCCTGTGTCAACAATGTTCTCATATGAAAAAGTTAACGATGGTCGCTTTCATCAAGTGAATTTCGAATTGATCAAGAAGAACTTTACAatgattgtcgatgatgGTTCAACGCGtacaattatcaatgaaggtaaaaatgaatatctGGACGTGGAGAATCAGCCATTCTACATTGGAGGCATGCCTAAAACTGTTGGAAACAAAGTTCGAGAGAAATGGCATATTTGGAATGATACTAGCTTTGAAG GCTGCATGAAAGAATTGTATATTAATTCGAATCCACCCGATTTGAATCAAGCACGGCAGAAACAGGATATTATCATTGGTGGCGATGGTTCTTGTGAGGATTACGAACAGCCCAAACCAGTGGATGCTTGTCATGCTAATCTTTGTCAACATGGTAAATGTGTTCCATCTGATGATGGACAAAGTTATCATTGTAGATGTAAATTAGGTTATAGCGGACCATTCTGCGATCAAG caCCAACATGTCAGAAGGAAATCAAAAGAGATTTCTATTACGAAAATTCATGTCGTTCGACtaagaaattaaaaatggcCATCTGTGTTGGTTCTTGTGGTGAAGCACAATGTCGGGcacaaaaaactaaaaaacgTAGTATCAAATTAGCTTGTAATGATGGTTCCAAATATacgaaacaaattgaaatcataaGAAAATGTGGATGCAGTgccaaatcatcaacatatacagaacttttttattaa
- the LOC124494960 gene encoding L-sorbose 1-dehydrogenase, translating into MVMASLTTQLLTVSILSLQRQLLHYEIASRSTWNSEYDFIIIGGGGAGAIVARRLSENLSGNVLLLEAGGSETAASDIPALYYEWVGNPDIDWNYPMLYQPNLGQAYQMPAHMSVGKVLGGSTTISGMVYNRGNPRHFDEWDYRFGCRGWNYKNILPYFLRMENQTDRNYRLNHNFFGPISVSSDWAESNNLPSHIAYIKTAQQAGYPLIDVNNGLTQNGVTLFEHTINQGIKVTSSAAYLNSNRNRSNLHIVTKAHVTRILFDGTTATAVRFQRAGRNYTVMANKEIVVSAGTIASAQLLMLSGIGPREHLQQLGLRVVTDLPVGKNLHDHSNTILYFDVPDQRQSYEPVSLTVQNLYNYYVNSRGPLTMFPNAATYLVSDQNNDTEWPDIMTEMVRSNNRWDNLTTILSQYPPEHQQAWTEYWGPYVGRRLLSLDVQLVRPRARGTLRLNSTDPFDNPLIDPNYLGDPRDMAAMINGIKQVLTRITNQGPFAHLAKFIGNPVPGCENLCPLNGALCERYIECFVRKTSVAVFRHAGTCRCGSGSDPNAVVDERLNVLNVSKLRIVDASIMPQIINANSWIATAMIAERGAQMILDDNDI; encoded by the exons ATGGTAATGGCTAGCCTAACAACACAATTACTGACCGTTTCGATTCTATCATTACAACGACAGCTATTGCATTATGAAATTGCATCCCGATCTACATGGAATTCTGAatatgattttattattattggtgggGGAGGTGCTGGAGCCATAGTAGCCAGACGTTTATCTGAAAATTTATCCGgaaatgttttattattagaaGCTGGAGGATCGGAAACCGCTGCTTCTGATATCCCAGCCCTGTATTATGAATGGGTAGGAAATCCGGATATTGATTGGAATTATCCGATGCTGTATCAACCGAATTTAGGCCAGGCATATCAAATGCCAGCCCATATGTCCGTAG GTAAAGTGCTTGGCGGTTCTACGACAATTAGTGGAATGGTTTACAATCGTGGAAATCCACGTCATTTCGATGAATGGGATTATCGTTTTGGATGTAGAGGATGGAActataaaaacattttgccTTATTTTTTACGTATGGAAAACCAAACTGACCGAAATTATCGACTCAaccacaatttttttgggCCAATTTCCGTTTCATCGGATTGGGCAGAATCTAATAATTTACCTTCTCATATAGCTTACATAAAAACCGCTCAACAGGCCGGCTATCCGTTAATCGATGTCAACAATGGTCTTACTCAAAATGGTGTCACATTGTTTGAACACACAATCAATCAAGGCATTAAAGTAACAAGTTCGGCCGCATACCTAAATTCTAATCGTAATCGAAGCAATTTGCATATCGTAACCAAAGCACATGTAACtcgaattttgtttgatgggACAACAGCTACAGCCGTGCGTTTCCAACGTGCCGGACGTAATTATACAGTCATGGCCAACAAGGAAATTGTGGTGTCTGCTGGTACGATTGCGTCTGCTCAATTACTAATGTTAAGCGGAATAGGACCTAGAGAGCATTTGCAACAGTTGGGTTTAAGAGTTGTAACGGATCTTCCGGTGGGAAAAAATCTCCATGATCACAGCAATaccattttatattttgacGTTCCTGATCAACGACAATCATATGAACCAGTCTCATTGACTGTGCAGAATTTGTATAACTATTATGTCAATAGTCGTGGACCATTGACAATGTTTCCAAACGCTGCTACTTATTTAGTCAGCGATCAGAATAACGATACAGAATGGCCAGATATTATGACCGAAATGGTTAGAAGCAATAATCGTTGGGATAATCTGACAACTATTTTATCACAATATCCACCGGAACATCAACAAGCCTGGACTGAGTATTGGGGACCATATGTGGGGCGTAGACTTTTATCATTAGATGTACAATTGGTTAGACCGCGTGCACGTGGAACACTGCGGTTAAATTCAACTGATCCTTTTGACAATCCGTTAATTGATCCCAATTACTTGGGCGACCCTAGAGATATGGCTGCCATGATCAATGGGATAAAACAAGTATTGACTAGGATCACAAATCAAGGACCATTTGCCCATTTAGCAAAATTTATTGGTAATCCGGTTCCGGGATGTGAAAACCTTTGCCCTTTGAATGGTGCATTATGTGAACGATATATTGAATGCTTTGTCCGGAAAACGTCTGTGGCAGTGTTTAGACATG CTGGTACATGCCGATGTGGTTCCGGTTCCGATCCAAATGCTGTGGTTGATGAAAGACTAAATGTTCTAAACGTTAGTAAGTTACGCATCGTTGATGCATCGATCATGCCGCAAATCATAAATGCCAATTCCTGGATCGCTACTGCCATGATAGCTGAGCGCGGAGCTCAAATGATtctcgatgataatgatatttaa